Proteins encoded within one genomic window of Eleutherodactylus coqui strain aEleCoq1 chromosome 1, aEleCoq1.hap1, whole genome shotgun sequence:
- the PXYLP1 gene encoding 2-phosphoxylose phosphatase 1 isoform X2 gives MSSSRLLPLLLLVVSRWLPVGMQLKTQANLLPVRLLPAVSESEEVLPAKSRKRIMPDLLTEPSAPDPLYEANLYCNIPGVAEHSMEGHAPPNFKLLSVQVMIRHGDRYPLYAIPKTKRPDINCVLDPVRNPSHPNLANFISHMTKGSGSQMDGTLSSLPRFPSHSLCEMGELTQTGVVQHLYNGQILRENYLKKHKLLSNDWTAKQLYIESTGKSRTLQSGLALLYSFLPGFDWKKISIRHQWSSIFCSSHCDCPLRNHYLEEEQRRQYSYRIKNVQLEKTYVDMAKVVGVPTRLLRASNPIDSLLCHFCHNVTFPCSKNGCIDIEHFKVIKAHQIEDERERHEKQLYYKYALLATYPLINQTVSRMQRMSEGKKAEVFALYSAHDVTLSPVLSAIGLTEARFPRFGARLVFELWQKTDQEKEHYVRILYNGEDVTFQTSFCREHERRSNQPLCPLSKFVNFVKKGMFSALNSTSYYDACHQRSF, from the exons ATGAGCAGCAGTCGCCTGCTCCCACTTCTGCTCCTAGTAG TCTCCAGATGGCTACCTGTCGGTATGCAGCTTAAGACGCAGGCCAATCTCCTCCCAG TTCGGCTCCTACCCGCGGTTTCTGAGAGTGAAGAAGTGCTCCCTGCCAAAAGTCGTAAAAGAATAATGCCTGACCTGCTGACAGAGCCTTCTGCACCTGATCCACTGTATGAGGCTAACCTGTACTGCAATATCCCTGGAGTAGCCGAGCACAGTATGGAAG GCCATGCACCTCCTAACTTTAAACTGTTGTCCGTCCAAGTGATGATCCGTCATGGAGATAGGTATCCACTGTATGCTATTCCGAAAACCAAGAGACCTGATATAAACTGTGTGCTGGACCCAGTCAG GAACCCCTCACATCCAAACTTGGCAAATTTTATAAGTCATATGACAAAAGGATCAGGATCCCAGATGGATGGTACATTGAGCAGCCTGCCACGGTTTCCCAGCCATTCACTGTGTGAGATGGGAGAATTAACCCAAACAG GTGTTGTGCAGCATTTGTATAATGGACAGATTCTAAGGGAAAATTACTTGAAGAAACATAAACTTCTATCGAATGACTGGACAGCAAAGCAGCTTTACATTGAATCCACTGGAAAAAGCCGGACGCTGCAGAGTGGGCTGGCCTTACTCTACAGCTTCCTGCCTGGGTTTGACTGGAAGAAGATAAGCATTAGACACCAATGGAGCAGTATATTCTGCTCCAGCCACTGTGACTGTCCCCTGAGGAACCACTACCTCGAAGAAGAGCAGCGTCGCCAATATAGCTATAGGATTAAAAACGTCCAGCTAGAAAAGACCTACGTTGACATGGCCAAAGTGGTTGGGGTCCCCACTCGGCTCTTAAGAGCCTCCAATCCCATTGACTCATTgctatgtcatttttgccacaacgTTACATTCCCATGTTCCAAGAACGGTTGTATAGACATCGAACACTTTAAAGTCATTAAGGCACATCAGATTGAAGATGAGCGGGAGAGACACGAGAAGCAGCTCTATTATAAGTATGCACTATTGGCAACTTACCCCCTGATAAACCAGACCGTCAGCCGAATGCAACGGATGTCGGAAGGCAAAAAGGCCGAAGTGTTTGCCTTATACTCTGCCCATGACGTGACTCTCTCACCAGTCCTTAGTGCCATCGGTCTCACGGAGGCTAGGTTCCCTAGGTTTGGCGCACGCTTAGTATTTGAGCTGTGGCAAAAAACTGACCAAGAAAAAGAACACTATGTCCGAATCCTATACAATGGGGAGGATGTCACTTTTCAGACTTCTTTCTGTAGAGAACACGAAAGGCGCTCAAACCAGCCTCTATGTCCTCTGTCAAAGTTTGTCAACTTTGTGAAGAAAGGCATGTTCTCGGCCCTGAACAGTACTAGTTATTACGATGCATGTCATCAAAGGTCGTTTTAG
- the PXYLP1 gene encoding 2-phosphoxylose phosphatase 1 isoform X1 produces the protein MLLRNRFILLLAVAAVLVVLSFSLQFFSRWLPVGMQLKTQANLLPVRLLPAVSESEEVLPAKSRKRIMPDLLTEPSAPDPLYEANLYCNIPGVAEHSMEGHAPPNFKLLSVQVMIRHGDRYPLYAIPKTKRPDINCVLDPVRNPSHPNLANFISHMTKGSGSQMDGTLSSLPRFPSHSLCEMGELTQTGVVQHLYNGQILRENYLKKHKLLSNDWTAKQLYIESTGKSRTLQSGLALLYSFLPGFDWKKISIRHQWSSIFCSSHCDCPLRNHYLEEEQRRQYSYRIKNVQLEKTYVDMAKVVGVPTRLLRASNPIDSLLCHFCHNVTFPCSKNGCIDIEHFKVIKAHQIEDERERHEKQLYYKYALLATYPLINQTVSRMQRMSEGKKAEVFALYSAHDVTLSPVLSAIGLTEARFPRFGARLVFELWQKTDQEKEHYVRILYNGEDVTFQTSFCREHERRSNQPLCPLSKFVNFVKKGMFSALNSTSYYDACHQRSF, from the exons TCTCCAGATGGCTACCTGTCGGTATGCAGCTTAAGACGCAGGCCAATCTCCTCCCAG TTCGGCTCCTACCCGCGGTTTCTGAGAGTGAAGAAGTGCTCCCTGCCAAAAGTCGTAAAAGAATAATGCCTGACCTGCTGACAGAGCCTTCTGCACCTGATCCACTGTATGAGGCTAACCTGTACTGCAATATCCCTGGAGTAGCCGAGCACAGTATGGAAG GCCATGCACCTCCTAACTTTAAACTGTTGTCCGTCCAAGTGATGATCCGTCATGGAGATAGGTATCCACTGTATGCTATTCCGAAAACCAAGAGACCTGATATAAACTGTGTGCTGGACCCAGTCAG GAACCCCTCACATCCAAACTTGGCAAATTTTATAAGTCATATGACAAAAGGATCAGGATCCCAGATGGATGGTACATTGAGCAGCCTGCCACGGTTTCCCAGCCATTCACTGTGTGAGATGGGAGAATTAACCCAAACAG GTGTTGTGCAGCATTTGTATAATGGACAGATTCTAAGGGAAAATTACTTGAAGAAACATAAACTTCTATCGAATGACTGGACAGCAAAGCAGCTTTACATTGAATCCACTGGAAAAAGCCGGACGCTGCAGAGTGGGCTGGCCTTACTCTACAGCTTCCTGCCTGGGTTTGACTGGAAGAAGATAAGCATTAGACACCAATGGAGCAGTATATTCTGCTCCAGCCACTGTGACTGTCCCCTGAGGAACCACTACCTCGAAGAAGAGCAGCGTCGCCAATATAGCTATAGGATTAAAAACGTCCAGCTAGAAAAGACCTACGTTGACATGGCCAAAGTGGTTGGGGTCCCCACTCGGCTCTTAAGAGCCTCCAATCCCATTGACTCATTgctatgtcatttttgccacaacgTTACATTCCCATGTTCCAAGAACGGTTGTATAGACATCGAACACTTTAAAGTCATTAAGGCACATCAGATTGAAGATGAGCGGGAGAGACACGAGAAGCAGCTCTATTATAAGTATGCACTATTGGCAACTTACCCCCTGATAAACCAGACCGTCAGCCGAATGCAACGGATGTCGGAAGGCAAAAAGGCCGAAGTGTTTGCCTTATACTCTGCCCATGACGTGACTCTCTCACCAGTCCTTAGTGCCATCGGTCTCACGGAGGCTAGGTTCCCTAGGTTTGGCGCACGCTTAGTATTTGAGCTGTGGCAAAAAACTGACCAAGAAAAAGAACACTATGTCCGAATCCTATACAATGGGGAGGATGTCACTTTTCAGACTTCTTTCTGTAGAGAACACGAAAGGCGCTCAAACCAGCCTCTATGTCCTCTGTCAAAGTTTGTCAACTTTGTGAAGAAAGGCATGTTCTCGGCCCTGAACAGTACTAGTTATTACGATGCATGTCATCAAAGGTCGTTTTAG
- the PXYLP1 gene encoding 2-phosphoxylose phosphatase 1 isoform X3 yields the protein MQLKTQANLLPVRLLPAVSESEEVLPAKSRKRIMPDLLTEPSAPDPLYEANLYCNIPGVAEHSMEGHAPPNFKLLSVQVMIRHGDRYPLYAIPKTKRPDINCVLDPVRNPSHPNLANFISHMTKGSGSQMDGTLSSLPRFPSHSLCEMGELTQTGVVQHLYNGQILRENYLKKHKLLSNDWTAKQLYIESTGKSRTLQSGLALLYSFLPGFDWKKISIRHQWSSIFCSSHCDCPLRNHYLEEEQRRQYSYRIKNVQLEKTYVDMAKVVGVPTRLLRASNPIDSLLCHFCHNVTFPCSKNGCIDIEHFKVIKAHQIEDERERHEKQLYYKYALLATYPLINQTVSRMQRMSEGKKAEVFALYSAHDVTLSPVLSAIGLTEARFPRFGARLVFELWQKTDQEKEHYVRILYNGEDVTFQTSFCREHERRSNQPLCPLSKFVNFVKKGMFSALNSTSYYDACHQRSF from the exons ATGCAGCTTAAGACGCAGGCCAATCTCCTCCCAG TTCGGCTCCTACCCGCGGTTTCTGAGAGTGAAGAAGTGCTCCCTGCCAAAAGTCGTAAAAGAATAATGCCTGACCTGCTGACAGAGCCTTCTGCACCTGATCCACTGTATGAGGCTAACCTGTACTGCAATATCCCTGGAGTAGCCGAGCACAGTATGGAAG GCCATGCACCTCCTAACTTTAAACTGTTGTCCGTCCAAGTGATGATCCGTCATGGAGATAGGTATCCACTGTATGCTATTCCGAAAACCAAGAGACCTGATATAAACTGTGTGCTGGACCCAGTCAG GAACCCCTCACATCCAAACTTGGCAAATTTTATAAGTCATATGACAAAAGGATCAGGATCCCAGATGGATGGTACATTGAGCAGCCTGCCACGGTTTCCCAGCCATTCACTGTGTGAGATGGGAGAATTAACCCAAACAG GTGTTGTGCAGCATTTGTATAATGGACAGATTCTAAGGGAAAATTACTTGAAGAAACATAAACTTCTATCGAATGACTGGACAGCAAAGCAGCTTTACATTGAATCCACTGGAAAAAGCCGGACGCTGCAGAGTGGGCTGGCCTTACTCTACAGCTTCCTGCCTGGGTTTGACTGGAAGAAGATAAGCATTAGACACCAATGGAGCAGTATATTCTGCTCCAGCCACTGTGACTGTCCCCTGAGGAACCACTACCTCGAAGAAGAGCAGCGTCGCCAATATAGCTATAGGATTAAAAACGTCCAGCTAGAAAAGACCTACGTTGACATGGCCAAAGTGGTTGGGGTCCCCACTCGGCTCTTAAGAGCCTCCAATCCCATTGACTCATTgctatgtcatttttgccacaacgTTACATTCCCATGTTCCAAGAACGGTTGTATAGACATCGAACACTTTAAAGTCATTAAGGCACATCAGATTGAAGATGAGCGGGAGAGACACGAGAAGCAGCTCTATTATAAGTATGCACTATTGGCAACTTACCCCCTGATAAACCAGACCGTCAGCCGAATGCAACGGATGTCGGAAGGCAAAAAGGCCGAAGTGTTTGCCTTATACTCTGCCCATGACGTGACTCTCTCACCAGTCCTTAGTGCCATCGGTCTCACGGAGGCTAGGTTCCCTAGGTTTGGCGCACGCTTAGTATTTGAGCTGTGGCAAAAAACTGACCAAGAAAAAGAACACTATGTCCGAATCCTATACAATGGGGAGGATGTCACTTTTCAGACTTCTTTCTGTAGAGAACACGAAAGGCGCTCAAACCAGCCTCTATGTCCTCTGTCAAAGTTTGTCAACTTTGTGAAGAAAGGCATGTTCTCGGCCCTGAACAGTACTAGTTATTACGATGCATGTCATCAAAGGTCGTTTTAG